Part of the Propionimicrobium sp. PCR01-08-3 genome, CGGCGGTGCCGGTCTTCGCTGCGTCGAGCACGCCTTGCATCTGGGTGCCGGTGCCGCGGGCGACGACCGCTTGCATCAGGTCACTCAGCTGGGCTGCCTCGTCGGCGGTCAGTTCCTGGGCCGACGAGGTGGGCTGTTCGTCTTGAATCAGATACGCGATCGTGGTGTGCCCGTTGGCCACCGACGCCGCCTCCGAAGCCAGAGCCATCGGCGACATCAGCACCTGGCCCTGCCCGATCATTCCGGCGGCGTGTTCGACCGGGTCGCCGGTCGCCGGGACCGAACCGTAGAAGGCGCCGAAGCCGGAGTCGTAGTCGGCCCCCATGCCGAGGCTTGCCGCGGCACCGGCGAACTGCTCATCCGATATCTGGGCGGCAGCGTTGATGAAGGCGGCATTGCATGACTGGGCCACGGCGTCGCGCAGCGGGATATCCCCGGTAAATGCAGCGGGGTATCCGGGCCAGTTGTTGAACTCGCGGCCATTCACGGTGGCGGTCGGCGTACAACTCACCGCCGAATCCGCGGTATAGCCCTGCCGGATCAACGCCAACGAGGTGGCGATCTTCATAGTAGAACCTGGCGGATATCCTCCGGTGGTCGAAAAGGACTGCCCCTCTGCGGCCGGGGATTCGGCCGCCGCGAGCACCGCACCACTCGATTTGTCGAGCACCGCGAGCAGCACCAGGTTGTCGCTGTAGCCGGAGAGAACCGACTCGGCCGTGCGTTGCAGATCGGCGTCCATCGTCAGCTGCAGTGAGGTGCCGTCGGTCGGTGCGACCGAGAAGAGCAGCTTTTCGGCCGGCGCCGATGACGTTGGGTCGGTGTCGGCAGTCTCGGATCCCGAGGTTTCGGACGGGGTAGTAGAACTCGTCTCGGATGGGCTGCCCGATGACGACGAACCGGGTGTGTCGGGGGAGGCCGTATCGGATGCGTCCGGGGATGCGTCGCTGGAGGGACTCGTCGAATCCGACTGTTCGGCGCTGCCGCTAGCCGCAGAGTCCGCGTTTGCCGAAGGCGCCGGGCCGATCTCCTCCAACTGGTCCTCGCTTCGAGCGATGATGCTGATCGCATGGCCCTGTTCACCGCGAAGCTCGGCGTCGTGGATCTGCTGCAGTCCGGATTGGCCGACCAGATCTCCCGCGGCGATCGTGCCGTCGCTGTTCTCGATGTCTTCGGCGGTGGCTTCGCCGACCGTGCCGAGAATACCGCGGGCGAAGGTGCTCGACGGCGCCAGCGGCAGGGTACCGGGAATGGCAACGGCGCCAGGAATGGCCTCGATCTCGGGAGGCACTTGACCCTCCCGCAGGGTGACGGCCGGCACGAATGCCTGTGGCCCGGACGCGGCGACCTGCTCGGCGTAGGGGTCTTCGTCGATCTCCACCAGCTTGGCCAATGCGCGGGCCGACGAGTCGATCTCGGATTCTTCGGCCTGAGTCTTGTCGATGCCCACCTTGTACACCGGACGATCTTCGACGATCGCCAGACCATCTGCGCCGATGATCGAGCCGCGCTTGGGGGTCGTCCGCTCGTCGTAGAGCCGGGTGTTGTCGCCGAGTTCGGGGTGAACGATGCTCGGCGTCCACTCGACCTGCCATTGATCTTCGTTGTAGCTCATCTGGGCGGTGGAGGTGAACGACCATTGCTGTTCGCCGAACTGATAGCTCTGATTCAGTTGGACGCTTGCCTGATCGCCCGAATCACCATAGTCAACCGACGCCACCTCAACGGTGGGAAGCAGGCCATCCAACGCGCCGGTTGTCTGTTCGTAGTCGAGGAGGGCCCGCTGCTGATCTCCGGCCAGCGGTAGATCATCGATCGATCCCTCGCTCAACGCGGCCGCCAGCTGATCGGCGGCGTCCTCACCGCCTGGCGACGGCTTGCCGCCGACGCATCCTGAAAGCACGACGGCACAGGCCATCAAACCGATGAGCAATCGGGGTCCGGTCTTCTTTGGTGGCCACATGCAATGAGGGTAGCGCCCGGCTACGACGTTTTTGATTCAAGGCGTGTCCTGATCGGCGGGACCGATTCAGCACACCTGGGCGAGAGCGGCGGCCAGGTCACCGCGCGGCTCCACCGCCACCTCGGAAAGCCCTAGCCAGCCGGCCATGGTGTGCAACTCGGCGGCTAGTTCCCGGGCCACCCTGGGCGCATCGGCATCCGGCTCGGCCCAGGCCGATCGGACGCGCAGCACGCCGGTGGCCCGGTCGGCTTTCAGGTCGACTCGGGCGCAGAACCGGTCGTCCAGCAGAAACGGGTAAACGTAGTAGCCATAGCGCCGCTTGGGCTCGGGCACATAGATCTCGATCGAATAGTCGAAGCCGAACAGGCTGCGCAGCCGGCGGCGTTCGAAGACCATCGAGTCGAAGGGCGCCAGCAGCGCCCGCGCCTCGATACGCCGCGGTATTCGGGCAGCACTCCACAACCAAGCCGGTTTGGCCCAGCACTCGACCTGCACCTTCTCGACCAGACCGTCGTCGGCGAGCCCCACCAGGGCCCGGGAGGTTTCCGCGTTGGTGAGCCGGAAATAGTCTGCGATGCAACCGAGGCTCCCCACACCCAACGCACGGATGGATCGGGCGACCAGGGTGCGGATCGCCTGGTCATCGTCCGGTGTCGGTGTCTGGATGATCGGTCGCGGAAGGACATGGCTTGGCAGATCGAACACCCGCTCGAACTGGGGGTTGCGGTAGGCCGAGGTCACCTCGCCGCACCAGAACAGCCATTCGAGCACGGTCTTGACCGTCGACCAGTTCCAACCCCAATGATCGCGGGCCCGCACCTCGTCGTACTCGATCTGGCGTGCGGTGACAGGGCCGCGCAGCGCCACCTCCTGACGGATCTGCCCCACCAGTTCGGGCTGCTCGGTGGCGACGGTGCGCATCCGTCCCCATGCTTCGCCGGACGCCCGGGCCATCCGGAACCTCAGATCGGGTTGCAGGCGGACGTCGATCAGGCTCGCGGCATGACCCCAATACTCGAACAGCCGCCGGGGCGCCTGTTGGGAACAGCGGTCGAGCAGCGCAGTGTCGTAGGGGCCGAGTCTGGAATACGCGGGCATGAAATGCGCACGAGTCACCACATTGATCGTGTCGATCTGGAATTGTGCGACAGTGTCGATCAACCGCTGGAGATCGCGGATCGTGACTTCCCGCTGTGGACGCGGCCGCCCGAAGCCCTGCGCGGCGAGCGCTATGCGGCGTGCCTGAGCGGTGCTGATCGTCCTCACGATGCTCAACCCTAGAGCTTCTTCTGGTGGTGGCGGCGCTGTGAAACAATCGAGACAACCGGAGCTGGATCCAAGGAGGTATCCCATGCCTATGCTGACAACAACGAAAGCCCATCCCACCGAGCTGTACTACCGAGACTCCAAGGGCCCGGGCAGGCCGATCGTCCTCGTGCACGGCTGGCCGGCCTCCGAAGCCTCGTGGAACCAGATCACCCCGGTGTTGCAAGAGGCAGGCTACCGGGTCATCGCCTACGACCGCCGTGGTTTCGGACGCTCCGGCAAGCCGGGATCAGGCTATGACTACGACACTTTCGCGTCCGATCTCGATGAACTGCTGATCAAACTCGATCTGTCGGACGCGGTGCTGGTCGGCTTCTCGATGGGCGGCGGCGAGGTGGCCCGCTATATCGGCAAGTACGGCACCGGGCGCGTTACCGCTGCCTGCTTCATCGGTGCGATCACGCCCTGCAACGATGCGACGCTGCCCGACAATCCCGATGGTGCCTTCACACCGGACGCCGCCGCTGAGATGCAGTCCGGCCTACTCGCCGATCCGGTCGGGTTCCTCAAGGGATTCCTGACGAACTTCTACTCGGTGCCCGCCGACGGCGACCAGACCAGGCTGATGGTTCCTGCCGCCGAGATCGATCACTCGATCATGATCGCCCAGCAGGGCAATGTGAACGCGCTGGCCTGTTGCATCCCGCTGTGGCTCACCGATTTCAGGCAGGATCTGGCGAAATTCACGGTGCCCGCGCTGGTGATCCACGGCCAGGGTGACCAGATCGTCCCGTTTGCGGCTAGCGGAGCCCGGATGCCCCAATACCTGGACGATGTCACCGTGAAGCCGATCCCCGATGGCCCCCACGGCCTGCTCGCCTCCCACCCGGACGTGGTCGCCAGAGAGCTGCTCGCCTTCCTCGGCTGACACCCATCCTTGCGAACTGCGTACCCCACGAAAATTGTTCGTGGGCAGAAATCAGGGCTTGGACTACTGTGCACGTTCGCGGCGAAAACGAGGCTGATGAACCGTCATTGCACCACGTTATGGCAATAAAGTGGTGCAAAGAGCCACCGGATCTATTGCTTGCGAACCACACGTGGGGGTGCGGACGCATTGCAGCGT contains:
- a CDS encoding penicillin-binding transpeptidase domain-containing protein, which encodes MWPPKKTGPRLLIGLMACAVVLSGCVGGKPSPGGEDAADQLAAALSEGSIDDLPLAGDQQRALLDYEQTTGALDGLLPTVEVASVDYGDSGDQASVQLNQSYQFGEQQWSFTSTAQMSYNEDQWQVEWTPSIVHPELGDNTRLYDERTTPKRGSIIGADGLAIVEDRPVYKVGIDKTQAEESEIDSSARALAKLVEIDEDPYAEQVAASGPQAFVPAVTLREGQVPPEIEAIPGAVAIPGTLPLAPSSTFARGILGTVGEATAEDIENSDGTIAAGDLVGQSGLQQIHDAELRGEQGHAISIIARSEDQLEEIGPAPSANADSAASGSAEQSDSTSPSSDASPDASDTASPDTPGSSSSGSPSETSSTTPSETSGSETADTDPTSSAPAEKLLFSVAPTDGTSLQLTMDADLQRTAESVLSGYSDNLVLLAVLDKSSGAVLAAAESPAAEGQSFSTTGGYPPGSTMKIATSLALIRQGYTADSAVSCTPTATVNGREFNNWPGYPAAFTGDIPLRDAVAQSCNAAFINAAAQISDEQFAGAAASLGMGADYDSGFGAFYGSVPATGDPVEHAAGMIGQGQVLMSPMALASEAASVANGHTTIAYLIQDEQPTSSAQELTADEAAQLSDLMQAVVARGTGTQMQGVLDAAKTGTAEFGEGSEHSWIVGWNDRYAIAAMSYNGDGADKQAVIDFMNG
- a CDS encoding crosslink repair DNA glycosylase YcaQ family protein, with translation MRTISTAQARRIALAAQGFGRPRPQREVTIRDLQRLIDTVAQFQIDTINVVTRAHFMPAYSRLGPYDTALLDRCSQQAPRRLFEYWGHAASLIDVRLQPDLRFRMARASGEAWGRMRTVATEQPELVGQIRQEVALRGPVTARQIEYDEVRARDHWGWNWSTVKTVLEWLFWCGEVTSAYRNPQFERVFDLPSHVLPRPIIQTPTPDDDQAIRTLVARSIRALGVGSLGCIADYFRLTNAETSRALVGLADDGLVEKVQVECWAKPAWLWSAARIPRRIEARALLAPFDSMVFERRRLRSLFGFDYSIEIYVPEPKRRYGYYVYPFLLDDRFCARVDLKADRATGVLRVRSAWAEPDADAPRVARELAAELHTMAGWLGLSEVAVEPRGDLAAALAQVC
- a CDS encoding alpha/beta hydrolase — protein: MPMLTTTKAHPTELYYRDSKGPGRPIVLVHGWPASEASWNQITPVLQEAGYRVIAYDRRGFGRSGKPGSGYDYDTFASDLDELLIKLDLSDAVLVGFSMGGGEVARYIGKYGTGRVTAACFIGAITPCNDATLPDNPDGAFTPDAAAEMQSGLLADPVGFLKGFLTNFYSVPADGDQTRLMVPAAEIDHSIMIAQQGNVNALACCIPLWLTDFRQDLAKFTVPALVIHGQGDQIVPFAASGARMPQYLDDVTVKPIPDGPHGLLASHPDVVARELLAFLG